The Anabas testudineus chromosome 3, fAnaTes1.2, whole genome shotgun sequence sequence CCTGTATGGACAGGGCGAATAATTACAGAAACCACTAATGACAGTCTCTCCTGAAAAGCCAGGCTGTTCTCAGgaaaagtaacaaatgaaaacaggcaGCTGAGAGGAAAAGTCAAACCCTCGCCCCTTTCTCATCTCTACACAACTCACTGAAAATCCGATTGTCAGGTTTGCAAAGTTACAAACCGAATCTCCCTAAAACCCCCTAATCCAGTGTTAGcgagagatgtgtgtgtggtggggagTTCCCATTATCCACTGAACGTCTATACTTGTGCAGGTATCTTTTGAGGATGTTGAAAGGCTGCGCCACCTGGCTGTGCTCTCCAGAACCAGAATCCCACACTTCATGCGAGATCAGGAGCGGTACCTGCAACATCTGGATCACATCGTTGCTGTGAACGAGCTGGATGATTCAACACTGCAACACCTGCTGCCCTGACCGACCCGGAACCACCTGTAGCCACGGGGGACTGGAGGATGCTGTTACAGTGACTGTATCACGTGGTCATTTAAAATATCCAGTATTACCAATGCTTTAtttgagcagttttttttttttttttacaaaacttGAACAATATGAACAAAAGGGAAGTAAACACTAACACCtctatttgcattttcacttttgtCCAATGCATGTTTATGTGGCCGTTTCACAGAGTACAGTTACAGTGCTCCCTCCCTTTGGCCTTTACTCCCACTATGAAGTTACCTCAATACTGCAACTATACGATGTAACCAACATTATCTATGTAGACTCATACATAATCACTACCTGTACACACGTAACGCCTGTACAGGACACTGCTAACATGTTGTGTACAGATTCATTAGCACTCATATGCTTTATTTATGCaattatttaagttttttttttactttgacagaACAGACTGAATGGTTCTGGTATTAGCTTTATACCTTCCTTTATTAGATGACATTGTTTTATGCCTTAGattgtttgcattttaacaaGGACACCAAGGACACTTAATTTCAAAACCCAGGGCAAGTGGTACCTGAGGCCATGATTCTTTAAAATATCAAGTGCCAGTGGACTCAGTCTAGTATTACAATACTCCCCAGGGAGGTTTTAAAATATCAGCGTTATTAAAAAGATAATCAACTTCGTTGTTTATGTCTTAAAAGTGTCCTTGGTGATCTTTAGATATCAATATGCTACTGTGATGTGACCTGTCCCTGAGCTACCTTTCTGCACAGCAACCAAACTTTCTTTTGCGATGTTAAAAGAGTGGTTTGACAATTTGGGAAATTCAttcaacatttaatttcttGCTGAAAGTGAGGTAAGAGGTTTGATGCCACAATCGTGTCTATATTATCACAATGTGTGTATTATCTGTCTGGAATGTAAAAACGACTATTGACAGTTGACAGCTAAATCTCTACTGCCGACAGTGAtggtatcttttttttttttttggtcatttgtGGAGTATTGATATTTTTAAGGGCAAGAGGGGCTGACTCCATGAGTCAGGGTAGAGTCTATGCTTAGCTCACACGTCTAAAATATCATAGACAGAATGAGAGACTGCACTGAGTTGACTACAGATGCTAATGAAACAGATGTTAGACAGGATGTTGTAATTTCAGCTCTCTATTAGGTTTCACTACAGCAATAACTGTTTGGAAGCTGGTTCACTTTTTTAGCTTTTAACCAAAACTGGATTCAGTTTAGGGTAAAACAGTAGCAGTCcactttttttattgaaattgtGAAAGTTTACAGCTGCAAGTACCAATAATGATTGGCTGGTGATTGAAGCTTCATTATTATCGCACAAACCAAAGTGACATCAATCTTCTTATCTAACTCAGCAAGAAGAAATAAGCAGTTTTTCCCAAAATGtacaaactgttcctttaaataaGGTGTCAAAATGGCatctttttaaatacactggGCTATTTGTGAAGCAGCCAAAGCCAGCCATAGTATTTCCACATCTGAATGTGAGAGAAAGTGGCTGGGGAAGAAGCTGGGGTGTTGTGGGCGTGCCTTCGATGGGCGTGGAGCTCATCTGCTGTAGCTGGTGATGTGTTTGTAGGCTGCTTTTTACTGTGTCTGACACTTTGAACTCCAGATGTCAGTCAGGGCATTCATTTGGGGCAAAGCAGTCTGTGAGCAGAATTAACGCCAACAGACTGAAAATGTCACAGCCAAAAGGAAATGGAGACCTCTACTTctatgatgcattttaaatactTGCATTTGAAGGTTGATATTCAATTGAAATTTACTGCTGTTTACAGCCCAGATCTGCCTAAATGAATGCACCTATTTGTAACGCACGAATGTTGCACAAGTGTTTTATGTTCTGGAAACACCTTGAATttccagtttatttattaaaaagttcacacacacacacactcaacacgCTTTGTCTGCTTTGATTCACGATACACCAAAACAAGCACTGCTGATCTGGACAAAGaagcaaactgaaaaaaatcagacacaaaacaactatgAAGAGACCTAAGATGgccacaaagagatgcaaaataaGTACAAAGAAACATAATGACTAAATAtgctacaaacaaacaaaaaagagactGTGTGAACTGGCCATCTGCTAACAGAAAAGGTAGATTTTCACCTCTTCTGATCACTCACAAGGcaataaaagtcaaacacacatcaatgctttaaataaaaatggtttATTCTCTTTCAATATAGTTTTTTGTTGTATCCATAGCAGAAAAGAGCCTCCATGCCACTCAGTGCTAAACCTGGAACTGAAACTCAGTTGACCACAGCGTCGTAGAGATGGACAAACGTCTTTACAGCAATAACACCAGCTTGATACTGATCCAACAACAGTCAGTttgctcattttaaaaataggtTGATGTTAGGAGGCAGAAGGAAGAGGGATGAGAGAGTGGGAGGGGGGGTTCAGATCTGATTGAAGACCTAATTTAGTTGTGACTTGGGCCAAGCAGCAGATTACCCGGGCTCTGTTTGGAGAAGTTTAATCCGTGCATGTTTGAGTATGCTGCAAAACTGACTTCTTGCTCCAGTATGGCTGTTGATGTGGAGGCAGAGGTTTCTGCCACAAAAAGGTCACAAGTTGAGGTAACAAAGATTCGTCCTGAatggatggaggaaaaaaacaagcaaacaatcAGATCAATCAAAACAATGGTTGCTAATCGTTATTAGGCGAGTCTTGCACCAAGTAGCTGGATAACAAATTATCTTCCAAACAGAAGCAATAAACTAAAGAATAAGCCAACATTAACAAAATACCCTTTTAATAACAGTGAAGAAATAGCATTTTTGCCCTCTTAGATAAACATATTTGCAAATATCTTGCAAAAGCCTGAGTCGAACTGGATTCCAAGGAAGACTGCAGTTCTGGAAAGCTGATGGTTTCCAGGAAGACTCatgctttatttttctacaaTTCTCTTGCAGTTAAGATAGGATTAACTGCAAGAGACATATATAGAGaataagatttttttcttcccagtgCACATTTTTCCACCCTGTCCACCTTCAGTGACTAATTATTTGATTGTGTGCAATCTTACCTCAGTTTTCTTGCCATTTCAACATAATGTAAAGCATAATGTGTCAATTTAAGCACAAATCAAGCACTTAGTTCATATAGAAATGATCCTACAGAGTGAACATCAAGGCTGACAGAGTTGGATGTTGGAATAATGCTCATTACAGTATTTAACCAGCTTACAGCATTTTAAGGATTCCTTATGGCTGTACATGAATATACAGACATATTCTTGCTATGcaactgttaaaaaaatacaagaataTTTTACAAAGAAAAGGTTTACAGAAGGAGAGCAGAGCTGAAACACCCGCAGGCCGAAATGGACAAAATACATTGGAGCTCACTAAAGAAACAAttagcttttaatgtttttttagcCAGTACCAATCCTTTAAAATATGCCCCGGTCAGTGCCAATACTGAGCCTCCAGATCGGTTTATTGACATCTCTAAGACATTTTCTGATCATACAAATGCGAGTGGTGCTGTTGAACAGCACTTACGTCTGCAGAGAAGTAagtggtttgtttgttatttagctTTAGATTATTACAGTTTAcacaatataaagaaaacaaacaaaaaacatctgacTTGTCCCCCATTTCCTTCCTCACAACAACAGGCCCAGACGTACAGCCAGCCATAAAGTAATAAAGCACCAGGAGGCACTGACACGCCACACAGTCCACACAAGAACTGAAGAATTAGAAATACCATAACAATAGAAGTACCTTAAAAAATCGTGAGAGATTCTGGTGCTGCTTTATAAGCAAACAGAAGCTAATTGATTTATAAGAAATATTCCTAAATTCAATGCATacctttttgcacattactgtaataaataaaataataaaaaaagccaTTTACTGTGCAAATTACCTGCTGTCTGATTATCATGTTGCATTGGAGCTGCTTATTGCCTTTGTGCCATCTGTATTGGCATTTGCCTGTTCCTTCAACACAGGATCTGTGAGACAAAGAAACCACGACTGTCATTTTATCTGCATAGATACATGACAAGATCAACCACAAAACCACCTGCTGGGTAGAAGAAGAATGTCTTATATGCCATATGTTATTGTGCATATTTATTCAGCATTACCCATAAAAACATGCAAGTATTAGTACAGTAAATCACTATTAGTAAAAGTATTGGTACTAATAGGGTCTACGTGATCTACATTCcaaagtaaaaagagaaaacatcacaacagtcaaacaaacataattaaacataattaaaaaacagctaGGTAGCATTACACATAGACCAAGTGCAGTTTCCTTGCTCAATCAGTAACATGTTAATGTTCTAAGAACATTAACTGAGCTGCTCTTTGTTTATGCCAACAATGTTCAAAGCTTTGTGaacttaaaatacaaaacaaatgcattgtGTTGGCAGATAGATATGGCCCACTTCTCACTATCATATCTGGCTTCTGCAGTTAAACTACAGACTTTAAGCAattttaataacacagaaaatgtcacaCCAgccaaaatatgaaaaatactCATGAAAATCAGCAGATATTTAACGTTAAGTCTAAAATCATATAGCAAGTGCATAAATGTTCGACATTTACataatatttttaatcactTCTTCTCAAGACAGTACAGAGGTGGTACTCACAGAAGTATGGGTGCTGCATGGCCTCGGCTGCCGTCAGCCTCTGCTGATGGTCGTAGCGTAGTAGCTTGTCCAGCAGGTCAAGAGCCTCTGGACTTACCAGGTGCTGGTTCTCTGACTGGATGAACTGCTCCCAGCGCTTCCGTGTTTGCCTGGgaacatacaaacaaaatttaTCAGGACAATTACTAAATTCCAAAACAGAAAGAgtcaacaacacagacacaactaaTTTACCAAAGCAAAACAGGCCTTGTTCACAGCAGACCTTTTCATCTATCACAGTAGGAAAAACTCATCAAAATGATTGATTCCATCTTAACAAGTTGTAAACTATAAGTAAGTCTATAtaatcaaattattaaaataacagcagGTACTGTTCTCAGCTTCTTCTGATTAACAGTTTGCTTTGAAACGTGATCACTTTACTTCCTCTGCTGATACTCACTGTCCCAGCAGATCTTTGAAACGCGTGTCCAGTTCTATGTGATATTTGTGCAGGTAGCCGAAGAGCTCATCTGTCCCGAGAACCTTCGCAATGCGGACAAGCTGAAACACAGGTTGGATTCAATACTTTTGCATACCATACGTACACTTTATTATATACAAGTGCCATCTAGAAGTGACATTCTAATTTTTGCTTCATTTATAATCCATTACCTGATCATAGTTGTCCTGGCCATGAAAAAACGGCTCCTTCAAAAAGATCATACTGGCCAACATGCAGCCTAGACTCCACATGTCCAAACTATAGTCATACATCTGAGAAAAAAAGCGTAAATCAAAGACGATTTGAAAAAGATACTGTGCTGTAACAAACTATCAGGgaactgtttctttaaattcattCTAGTTTTGAGAAGAGTGAGTAACTACAGGTACCTGATAGTCCACTAGCAGCTCAGGGCCTTTGAAATAGCGCGAGGCCACCCTGACATTGTATTCCTGAGCAGGATGGTAAAATTCTGCCAAACCCCAGTCTATGAGTCGTAGCTTTGACACAAAAAGAAAGGTTTACATAATTAGTAATAATGACTAATGAACTTCACAGTCATTCTCGTATTACACAGTCATCCCTTCTAAAGAAAGCAGTGACATGAACAGCAACTGAAGCTATACTTTACTCAAAAAtagagaacagagaaacagcGTTTTACATCTCATGAgactgattgtgtgtgtgcaaaataatgatttaggaaaatgtaagaaaagaaaaaaaaaaaaaaaaaaaaaaggacaggcCATGTAGTGCGTACTAAGCCAGGATTTCTTCAGCTAACGTCCACTGCTACTTGTCAAGCATGTTGAAATTTCCGTGTTGCCCTGATAAGAAGATAAAACTGCCAAGACTGCGTGGGGGGAGAAAGTGAACCACTGACCACATCAAGGACATGCAAGACTGGGAGTACAGCTGGAGACGTTTCATGATAAACTGTCAGGATAAGCAggaaatgtgtgaatgtttactTGAGGAGCTGAATGGGAAGTGTGCATGTGCTCACAGCCTAGACAAAAGAGGTACTGTAGTACTAAAAGGgcagaagacaaacagaacagagcacTTAGTAGGTAGCTTTGCTTTTACGTCACGTGCCTCACTTAAGCTATTAAAGCTCAATACTCCTAAGACTATTGGGTCTGATGCAATTTAAAATCTGAGTTTTTCAATATTGTCATCACAATTTTCTACTTACATTACTCTCAACCCACAAGTCTCTGAACTGAAAtgcatttagttatttatttatttttggctaTAGCCTGACACAGCTAAAGAGAGCAAATTTGCACAATTAAGTTTTTTATATTGATTATTTATGAGCgaaactgttttgtttcttcataCACTGCCAGGCAAACTGCTTACCTTTATTTCCAGACTTATGCTAAGATAATCTGGGAAACTGTAAAATTACATCTACCAATCCCCCATTTTGACCTTGACATGTCAAATACTAATTCCCAAATTACTGTTGAACATGCTCACTCATTCCTACAGTGTAACCAAGAGATTCATATGTCACTGTTGTGTGATGGATGACACAGATTTCACATCCTGATTGAAgcacttgacacacacacacacacacacacacacacacacacacacacacacacacacacacacacacacacacacacacacacacacacacacacacacacacacacacacacacacacaaaacaaacgtGAGCCGAACCTTTCTGAGCTGGTGATCGATCATCACATTGTGGGGTTTCACATCCCTGTGCATGATCCCCATACTGTGACAGTAGTCGAGAGCCTAAAAGAAAAGGCAGGGAGATATTTCGTGCTGTAGATGACCATAATCTGCTCTGCATTCAATCCATCAACCATTAACCATTACTTAGAGGGTAATTGTGGTACAGATTGTACAGCAGTGATCACTGAGGCAAATTGGTGTTTCACTGGATTTGATGACTGTTGTGAATAACGTTTTGTTCTCTGGTCACATTTTCAAAAGAGATCTTTGTCTTATTGAGatttactgatttaaaaaaacaaacaaacctgtctTCCTGCATGCGtaacaaaatgtttgttcaaTGAGAACAGTCATCacaattacaataaatatgACACCTTCATTTAGTTCAGTAAACAGAGACGATTTGCCCGTAAGTTGCTCTACAACTGGAAGTTGTACTTCAAAATAAACGATGGCACCTCCTCAAAACAAGGTCACTCAACACATGTTCCTCAACATCCACATGAGCCACCCTTTAGTTATGGTAGCAACTGTTTAATGTAAACCTCTTCATAAGAATATAGGTACTGTAAACTAGAtgtttgttagttgtttttgttttaccttaaGTAGCTCGTACATGTAGTAACGGATATCATAGTCTGTCAGCTTCTGGTAAAGCTCCTGttaaacagatgaaaaatgttacagtataaaatgtcaattatataaaaaaataaaatctcaaaAAATATCAATTATATGATGTCAACAGTTCAGCTGGCCTCTACACATGTACAACATTAACTGGAGGGTTATGTGAGGTATTAATGCATTTTCATGGATGAAAACTGAGCCGGTAATTCTGCATGTATGATGCTGGCCAAACAGAAGTACCTTAAAATCTGTGTTATTGATGCACTCAAAGACAAGCGCTGGTGTTCTGGACTGCAAAGAGAGGACAACATAAGGCTTAACTTAGGAGAACAGCAGGTAAGGGGGAGATCATTAACACTGCATGGACACACGCACAGTTAAAAGCATGACTGGATTACCACTGCTGACGTGCCAACATGCAGCAAAGCGACTGCAGGTTTCGAACTCACCACAGGGTCTTTTACTGTGTCAACCAAACGGATGATGTTGGTTCCTCCACGCAGGTTTTCAAGAATTTTGATTTCCCgtttgatcttcttcttcttgacgGGCTGTGAAcgaaaacatgttttaaaataatttaataaaaaaatgttttattactgattaaaaaatatataatacatttttttaaaagttatgaCAAAGGATTTTGTTACTCGAGATGATTTTTGTGGACAACAggtctgaaaaaaataaaaaataaatactaataatcCAAGAAGGCCagatagattttcttttctgaataAACAATATGTCTTAATATATTGAAGTATAACCTCTGTTTCACAACTAGTAGGTCGTAGGACCAGATTCTTGCTCATGCACAGGTCTAGTGTGAATTCTGCAAAACACTGGATCTGACTTCACACATGAGATTCAGTGAAATGAGtttaatttctgtattttttttaaatcttaccATCgaccagcagatgtcgccaatATGTGGTTTTCAAACCATAGTGCTTCACTCTGATGTTTGAGCTTTACTGTGTAAAATGCAGCACGGAAATACTGTTCTCATCTTCATCTACTGCAGGGGGCAAAGTTGTTCCTGACTCAATCTAAATCTCCTCTTaagggatttttttaaatcactacAAGTGTTGGTAGAAGCCTGTTGAGGTCTAGTGCACAATTTACACAAGTGTAATGTGGAAACTTGAAGACATTTAtaaagccatgtttactgtgtgctACTACATTTAATGACCCTCTTCTGCATCCACTagtttcagaaaacacagttttactcTTCATTTTATTGCATAAAATGCTTCTTCCTGCTCAGCTGCCGCTTCTCTTTTGCAGCTTCAGATGCAGTTTCCTGCTGTGAGTGGGGGCATTAAACAGCTTCTAGTTAAGAATAGGCGCAGAACTGTGCTTCTTCAAACCGAGTTTACATATCCAGTTCAACCAGCTCtgagaagaaacaaagagactAAAAACCGTGTGAGCATTACTGCATTattaaagaataataataaaaaagaataatcttAAACTGCCAATAAAATTTCAACGAGTTAGAGGTGAATACAGAAATTAATGAGAATGGGTAATATTTTTGAGAAGAGCTCTGAAAGATGGACAAATAATGCATCCACAGAAAGGAGAAACAGGTATAATACTGTAAGGGTGCTCACTTTGAGGATTTTCACCACCACCTTTTCGTTGTTGGTCATGTTTATGGCCTCAAACACTTCACTGTACTTCCCTCTACCCAGTTTGCGCACCAGCTGGTAGTTGTCTTGATtgctaaagagagagagaagaaacattTAGCAACAATGAAATAAGATGACAAATAAAAGGACAAGAGCTAAAACCACTAACCGCCTAATTTGATAATAGGCAACTCATTTAAGTTATTTATGAAGTGAAGCGCACGCAACTATTATCTGGCTCCACGGCATTTGTATTTTAGGATGCAGCATTGGGTCATGTTGAAACTCACAACATGAGTTTCATTATGCAAAGAAATGATGCAAATAGGCAAACTGTCTCATTGCGCTGGTACCGTCAAATACAAAATAGAGCCCTAATATAAAGTGCAAATTACTTTATCAAAACGAACTTAAGGATTAAAGAAATACACGTTGAAGTTTTATGTTTCCAGCTTTACTCATGCTTAATAGACTTGTGCACTTTGTAAAAACGCTTTGGTGAGTCCATTCAAAACAAATCGTCCATCCATTGCAAAGAATGTTCATGCATATCATTTGACCTTAGACTTAATttgctacatttacatttatacatttcatCTCAGATTAATTTCACATATTACCATCAAGATGTTGTAAGTACCATTTTACCAGGAGTTTTGTGAATGATAATGTGTTAAAAGTTGTGAAACTTTGGCCAGAGGATctgtaaaatactgcagtaacaCATTTAACTGTACCTCCAGTTTGGCATATGT is a genomic window containing:
- the csnk2a2a gene encoding casein kinase 2, alpha prime polypeptide a, which codes for MPGSTPASSKARVYTDVNTQKNREYWDYDAHMPNWSNQDNYQLVRKLGRGKYSEVFEAINMTNNEKVVVKILKPVKKKKIKREIKILENLRGGTNIIRLVDTVKDPVSRTPALVFECINNTDFKELYQKLTDYDIRYYMYELLKALDYCHSMGIMHRDVKPHNVMIDHQLRKLRLIDWGLAEFYHPAQEYNVRVASRYFKGPELLVDYQMYDYSLDMWSLGCMLASMIFLKEPFFHGQDNYDQLVRIAKVLGTDELFGYLHKYHIELDTRFKDLLGQQTRKRWEQFIQSENQHLVSPEALDLLDKLLRYDHQQRLTAAEAMQHPYFYPVLKEQANANTDGTKAISSSNAT